In Deltaproteobacteria bacterium, a single window of DNA contains:
- a CDS encoding M48 family metalloprotease: MKAARVCSRMDHSSLRVIALASALALGTGCVTPVVNPVTGKREYTTMTPAQEVQVGKQAAQEVAQQMGFIESPAIRDYVAKLGARLAQFSPRRDVPYEFHAVDMEDTNAFALPGGYIYVSRGLLALANSEDELAGVLGHEIGHVAARHSAQRQTRGQLAGLGAAIATIGAAVLGGGQLAQGVGQLAQTGAQGWLASYSRDQELQSDKIGQSLAAQAGYDAAAISTFLAALGREQEIKLGKKRQSTFLDSHPSSEERVQRTRARAAEYPRAGTPPIARDRSDFVKRFEGILVGPDPAQGIFKDELFLHPDLDFALKFPRGWQTQNSPQAVMAKPQQGQGQALIALLAVPKTEGADARAAARKLLSDAAQQNLPAEDGGTERVGSLRGHQVRVLSQTTLIER; this comes from the coding sequence ATGAAGGCAGCGCGCGTCTGTTCGCGCATGGACCACTCTTCGCTGCGAGTGATCGCTCTCGCGAGCGCTCTCGCGCTCGGCACCGGCTGCGTCACGCCCGTCGTGAATCCCGTCACCGGGAAGCGCGAGTACACGACGATGACGCCTGCGCAGGAAGTGCAGGTGGGCAAGCAGGCCGCGCAGGAAGTCGCCCAGCAGATGGGCTTCATCGAAAGCCCCGCGATTCGGGACTACGTCGCGAAGCTCGGCGCCCGGCTCGCGCAGTTCTCGCCGCGGCGTGACGTGCCGTACGAGTTCCACGCCGTCGACATGGAGGACACGAACGCCTTCGCCCTGCCCGGCGGATACATCTACGTCTCGCGCGGCCTGCTCGCGCTCGCGAACAGCGAGGACGAGCTCGCGGGAGTGTTGGGGCACGAGATCGGGCACGTGGCCGCGCGGCACAGCGCGCAGCGGCAGACGCGCGGGCAGCTCGCCGGCCTTGGCGCCGCGATCGCGACGATCGGCGCCGCGGTGCTCGGCGGCGGCCAGCTCGCGCAGGGCGTCGGCCAGCTCGCGCAGACCGGCGCGCAGGGCTGGCTCGCGAGCTACTCGCGCGATCAGGAGCTGCAGAGCGACAAGATCGGTCAGAGCCTCGCGGCGCAAGCGGGCTACGACGCCGCCGCGATCAGCACGTTCCTCGCGGCGCTCGGCCGCGAGCAAGAGATCAAGCTCGGCAAGAAGCGCCAGTCGACGTTTCTCGACTCGCACCCGAGCAGCGAGGAGCGCGTGCAGCGCACGCGAGCGCGCGCCGCGGAGTACCCGCGCGCGGGAACGCCGCCGATCGCGCGCGACCGCAGCGACTTCGTGAAGCGCTTCGAGGGAATCCTGGTGGGCCCCGATCCCGCGCAGGGCATCTTCAAGGACGAGCTTTTTCTCCACCCCGATCTCGACTTCGCGCTGAAGTTCCCGCGTGGCTGGCAGACGCAGAACTCGCCGCAGGCGGTGATGGCGAAGCCCCAGCAGGGTCAGGGGCAGGCGCTGATCGCACTGCTCGCCGTGCCCAAGACCGAGGGCGCGGATGCGCGCGCCGCCGCGCGCAAGCTGCTCAGCGACGCAGCGCAGCAGAACCTGCCCGCGGAAGACGGCGGCACGGAGCGCGTGGGCAGCCTGCGCGGTCATCAGGTGCGCGTGCTCAGTCAGACCACGCTGATCGAACGCA